The following DNA comes from Erigeron canadensis isolate Cc75 chromosome 3, C_canadensis_v1, whole genome shotgun sequence.
ctaaCACAATAGGAGATGATTGTTGATATAGTTTTAGGAttgaaattatttaatttatgatttaatgATTCAATTGCATGAACTTTGGAAGCATTTGTGAGATGAGTTAGTTAGACGTGAAGTGAAATTTGAAGTGGAAAAACATGAGTCACAAAGACTATGTGGCTGGCTTTCTTCTTAGATGGCCATGTCCCATACTAATTTTAGTGGGTttaatacccgctagccactaaagttccgactaaattaaccccttaactcaaaacaaagtactagtaaattaatttagtgtcaaaactataaaaacggtaaattttctattaccttaaaatattggggtgtgacaaatctccccccccccctcaGAATCGATCACATCCCCGTGATCTATGCCATGTGCAAAGACGGATAGTACACCAACATGTCATCTCCGTTTCCCACGTATACTCGGAGTTCTTATGGTGCTTCAATAGTACCTTGAAAGTTCGTACCGTCTTATTGTTtatctttctcaattctttttCTACAATAGCAACCGGTTCCTCAACGTAAGTTAACTTCTTGTCTAGTTCAATTTCATTCAATGGAACACACGTTGCATCATCGACAAGACATTTTCGGAGTTGTGATacatgaaaagtgttatgaatacGAGATAACTcttcaggtaactccaattgGTAAGCCACTTTGCCAACTCGTGCTAAAATCCGAAACGGGCCAATGAACCGTGGACTCAACTTTCCACGTTTGCGAAATCGTAGCAAACCCTTCCATGGAGATACCTTTAACATAACTCGATCACCAACCTCAAACTCAATGGGCCTTCTTCTAATATCGGCATACGACTTTTGTCTATCTTGAGCCGCCTTAAGTCTTTCACGAATCTCGTCTATCTTTTGCGTAGTTTCAAGAACGACATCGGTTCCTCCTAATTCCCGTTGGCCCACTTCTCACCAACAAATGGGAGTTCGGCATCTTCTACCAAAAAGCATTTCGTACGGTGGCATCTTAATGCTAGAATGGTAGCTATTATTGTACAAAAATTCCGCCAAGGGTAAATATGTATCCCATGGTCCTCCAAAATCAATGATGCATGCTCGTAACATGTCTTCCAATGTTTGGATGGTTCTTTCGCTTTGACCGTCCGTTTGCGGGTGGTATACGGTACTAAAACGTAACTTAGTACCCATGTCTTCATGAAACTTCCTCCAAAAATAGGATGTAAATCGAGTATCTCTATCCGAAACAATAGATACGGGAATACCATGTCGAGCTACAACTTCCTTCACATATATATCGGCTAGAACTTCGGAAGATGATGACTCCCGGATGGGCAAAAACAAGGAACTTTTAGTTAATCGATCTACAATCACCCAAATGGAATCAAATTGATGTTTGGGCGTCTTGGGGAGTTTGGTAATAAAGTCCATAGTCAAGTGCTCCCATTTCCATTGTGGTATATCAAATGGTTGAAGCTTCCCATAAGGCTTTTAATGCTCCGCCTTAACTTGTAAACAAGTCAAACACTTTTCCACGTACTTGACAATGTCACGTTTCATACCCGATCACCAATAATCGACCTTCAAGTCGTGATACATTTTCGTTGCACTGGGGTGGATAGAATACTTGGACTTATTTGCTTCATCGAGAAGAGTTTCCTTCAACGTACACGAAAATGGAATCCAAATTCTTCCATAACGAACCATGAGGTCACGAGAGTCCTTGGAGAAATGTTGAAATTCCCTGTAATTCTCTCTTGTTTGGGGTCACGTTTTAAGGCTTCTTCTTGGCTTCCCTTATTCGTTCAAAGAAGTCGTTTGAAAGCATTACCCAAAGAGGTGCAACACGGATTGTAAAATGAGAGCTTTTTCTACTCAAGGCGTCGGCTACCACATTTGCCTTCCCGGGGTGATACAAAatttcacaatcataatctttcaacAAGTCTAACCATCTCCGTTGACGATTATTAAGATCACTTTGCTCAAAGAAATACTTAAAGCTTTTATGATCGGAATAAATGGAGAATTTAACGCCATACAAGTAATGGCGCCAAATCTTCAATGCAAAAACAACCGCCGCAAGTTCCAAATCATGGACGGGATAGGACTTCTCATGAGTTTTTAATTGTCTTGATGCATAAGCGAT
Coding sequences within:
- the LOC122591457 gene encoding uncharacterized protein LOC122591457, encoding MDFITKLPKTPKHQFDSIWVIVDRLTKSSLFLPIRESSSSEVLADIYVKEVVARHGIPVSIVSDRDTRFTSYFWRKFHEDMVGQRELGGTDVVLETTQKIDEIRERLKAAQDRQKSYADIRRRPIEFEVGDRVMLKVSPWKGLLRFRKRGKLSPRFIGPFRILARVGKVAYQLELPEELSRIHNTFHVSQLRKCLVDDATCVPLNEIELDKKLTYVEEPVAIVEKELRKINNKTVRTFKVLLKHHKNSEYTWETEMTCWCTIRLCTWHRSRGCDRF